ACTTTTTGAAATCTACTTCCATAATAAAAATACCCACAAGCATCAGCGCCGCACCCCAATAACCTCTCGGCAATAACCGCTCTCCTGCAAAAAAGAAAGCTGCTATGGCTGCGAATACCGGTTCCAATGCAAAAATAACGCCCACATGGGTCGCTGAGGTGTATTGCTGTGCCACCACCTGTACAATAAAGGCAACACCTGTACAAAATATCGCCAGAAAAAGCATGGCGGCCCATACCCCCGGACTGCCTGGCAGAACCGGTGTTTCCAGAACAACAGATAAGACCAGCATATAGGCTCCTGTGAAACCCAACTGATACACGCCCAACTGAAAAGCCTGAACTTCCTCATGATGCACCGCTTTATCCGCCAGGATCAAATCCACTGCATAGGCAAAAGCACCCATAATGCAGAGGATATCTCCCAGAGCCGGTTTAAAGTTTCCATCCAAGGTCATTAATCCGATACCTATCAAACACAGAATCAGAACAAGAATCAATTTTTTCCCCGGAGCCTCTTTCTTGAGGATAAACGTCAGTATTGGTGTAATAACTACGGTCAAGGCGCATAAGAACCCCGCATTAGATAAGCTGGTGTACATAACGCCGTAAGTAGCCCCTATATATACCAGTACCAAGGTTGCGCCAATCAGCGCACTGTATTGAAGCGTCGGTTTATTTACATGCCTCAGCTTTGGAAAAGCCAGAAGCATGGCCGCAAAAAATGCGATCAAGAACCGGTACGCATTTAGCGTAAGCGGACCGATTTCCTTCAAACAAACCGCCATCAGTAAATAAGAC
This region of Aminipila luticellarii genomic DNA includes:
- a CDS encoding DMT family transporter, which encodes MSKQVKADLMLLIVTLCWGVSYLLMAVCLKEIGPLTLNAYRFLIAFFAAMLLAFPKLRHVNKPTLQYSALIGATLVLVYIGATYGVMYTSLSNAGFLCALTVVITPILTFILKKEAPGKKLILVLILCLIGIGLMTLDGNFKPALGDILCIMGAFAYAVDLILADKAVHHEEVQAFQLGVYQLGFTGAYMLVLSVVLETPVLPGSPGVWAAMLFLAIFCTGVAFIVQVVAQQYTSATHVGVIFALEPVFAAIAAFFFAGERLLPRGYWGAALMLVGIFIMEVDFKKFFAEKESSEKFSLEEDKK